The Flavobacterium piscisymbiosum genome includes a region encoding these proteins:
- a CDS encoding Lrp/AsnC family transcriptional regulator: MDILDEFDISIIKELEKDGRMAFSAIAANLKISNTMVHQRINRMIEQGVIGGIKPIIQEKKIGFDWASFTGITLNKDSDSDRIIEALKDIPEITECYYVTGSFTLYIKIVAKNHEHMRKILYEKIDNIPGIAKTDSIIELGCAFKRNISL, encoded by the coding sequence ATGGATATATTAGACGAATTTGATATCAGCATCATTAAAGAGTTGGAGAAAGACGGCCGAATGGCTTTTTCTGCAATTGCTGCCAATTTGAAGATATCAAACACTATGGTACATCAACGTATTAACCGCATGATCGAACAAGGTGTTATTGGCGGAATAAAACCTATTATTCAGGAAAAGAAAATTGGTTTCGACTGGGCTTCTTTTACCGGAATTACCTTAAATAAAGACTCAGATTCTGACCGAATTATCGAAGCATTAAAAGATATTCCTGAAATTACAGAGTGTTATTACGTAACGGGTTCATTTACACTTTATATCAAAATCGTTGCAAAGAATCACGAACATATGCGTAAAATTCTTTACGAAAAAATTGATAATATCCCCGGTATTGCCAAAACCGATTCGATTATTGAGTTAGGTTGCGCTTTTAAACGAAATATTAGTTTGTAA
- a CDS encoding DUF1810 domain-containing protein, with product MAYSNNDITRFLDAQNKLYLTALSEIKKGKKETHWMWFIFPQIQGLGTSNISKYYAIADLNEAKEFLDHPVLAKHLIEISKLLLTFKRKSAEGILGDLGARKLCSSMTLFSQVEGADPVFQEILDTFFLGYSDQLTLSVTNSQIMSPAVEALL from the coding sequence ATGGCTTACTCAAATAATGATATCACACGTTTTTTAGATGCGCAGAATAAACTTTATCTTACTGCTCTTTCCGAAATTAAAAAAGGAAAAAAAGAGACACATTGGATGTGGTTTATTTTTCCGCAAATACAAGGATTAGGTACAAGTAATATATCAAAGTATTACGCTATTGCTGATCTTAATGAAGCTAAAGAATTTCTTGATCATCCTGTTTTAGCAAAACATCTTATAGAAATTTCTAAACTTCTTTTGACTTTTAAAAGAAAATCTGCCGAAGGTATTTTAGGAGATTTAGGAGCCCGTAAATTATGTTCGTCTATGACACTGTTCTCTCAGGTTGAAGGAGCTGATCCTGTATTTCAGGAAATATTAGATACTTTTTTCTTAGGGTATTCAGATCAACTTACTTTGTCTGTGACTAATTCACAAATAATGTCGCCAGCTGTTGAAGCATTACTATAA
- a CDS encoding RagB/SusD family nutrient uptake outer membrane protein — protein MKANKIILYIFFVALFASCENELDIDPKQTEDASITLGTEGGVTNILTGTYALAANGNAYGGRILLYADLLGVSGSLNTTDLRWRGTFGELRQMYIKTMLSDNVIIEGTYSRCYEIINAANTVIENVDKVKDPAKQTRMIGEASFLRSLAYFDLVRFFAKPYVSGQANTQLGVVIRPNAIYNFNVDLSKERSTVDEVYKVIIDGLNLAYTNLPADNTFYADKYAAKALLARVYLQQGNYAEARDAANDVIENSGHGLSQTYAAAFNHDTDQTEDVFAIQITKQTGINDANTFYQSEDNGGRGGDFSIRDHYLEKFSSPDDRATFNYENEANGRILTSKFTDQFSDVTIIRLAEMYLIRAEANFRQGTAVGNTPLDDINIIRSRANADDLSAVTIDDILLERELELGMEGFLIHDIKRTKRSIDISENGDGSSLLLYDANNLVFPIPLSETDANKKITQNPGYNN, from the coding sequence ATGAAAGCAAATAAAATAATCTTATATATATTTTTCGTAGCCCTTTTTGCGAGTTGCGAAAATGAATTGGATATAGACCCAAAACAAACCGAAGATGCCTCTATTACACTGGGTACAGAAGGTGGTGTCACCAATATACTGACCGGAACTTATGCTCTGGCAGCCAATGGAAATGCTTATGGAGGAAGAATATTACTTTACGCCGATTTATTAGGAGTTAGTGGTTCACTAAATACAACTGATCTTAGATGGCGTGGAACTTTCGGAGAGTTGAGACAGATGTACATCAAAACAATGTTATCAGATAACGTAATTATTGAAGGAACTTATTCGAGATGTTACGAGATAATCAATGCAGCAAATACGGTGATCGAAAACGTCGATAAAGTAAAAGATCCGGCCAAACAAACCCGAATGATTGGTGAGGCCAGTTTTTTAAGATCTCTTGCCTATTTTGACCTTGTTCGCTTTTTTGCAAAACCTTATGTGAGTGGTCAGGCCAATACACAATTAGGAGTTGTAATAAGACCCAACGCGATTTATAATTTTAATGTAGATCTTTCTAAAGAAAGAAGTACGGTCGATGAAGTTTACAAAGTAATCATCGATGGTTTAAATCTTGCCTACACTAATCTTCCTGCTGACAATACTTTTTATGCTGATAAATATGCAGCAAAAGCATTATTGGCCAGAGTTTATCTGCAACAAGGTAATTATGCTGAAGCAAGAGATGCAGCCAATGATGTGATCGAAAATAGCGGACACGGATTGTCTCAAACTTATGCCGCAGCCTTTAATCACGATACAGATCAGACCGAAGATGTATTTGCTATACAAATCACAAAACAAACCGGTATAAATGACGCCAATACCTTTTATCAGTCTGAAGATAATGGAGGCCGTGGGGGGGATTTTTCTATTAGAGATCATTATTTAGAAAAATTTAGCAGCCCGGATGACAGAGCGACTTTTAATTATGAGAATGAAGCAAACGGCAGAATATTGACTTCTAAATTTACAGATCAATTTTCTGATGTGACTATTATTCGATTGGCCGAGATGTATTTGATAAGAGCAGAAGCAAATTTCAGACAAGGAACAGCTGTTGGAAATACACCATTAGACGATATCAATATAATAAGATCAAGAGCAAATGCAGACGATTTATCAGCTGTTACAATAGATGATATTTTACTGGAACGTGAATTAGAATTAGGAATGGAAGGTTTCTTAATTCACGATATCAAAAGAACAAAACGCTCTATTGATATTAGCGAGAATGGCGACGGTTCAAGCCTGTTGCTTTATGATGCCAATAATCTCGTATTCCCTATTCCGTTGAGCGAAACTGATGCCAACAAAAAAATCACTCAGAATCCGGGATATAATAACTAA
- the rocD gene encoding ornithine--oxo-acid transaminase, whose product MIHTEKSLSSKSEVLIEKENKYGAHNYHPLPVVLERGEGVYVWDVDGKKYYDFLSAYSAVNQGHCHPKIVKAMVDQAQKLTLTSRAFYNDKLGDYEEFVTKYFGFDKVLPMNTGAEAVETALKVCRKWAYEVKGISENQAQVIVCENNFHGRTTTIISFSNDEGARKNFGPFTEGFIKIEYDNLEALEKVLESSKNIAGFLVEPIQGEAGVYVPSEGYLAKAKALCEKHNVLFIADEVQTGIARTGKLLAVHHENVQPDILILGKAISGGVYPVSAVLCNNEIMNVIKPGQHGSTFGGNPVAAAVAIAALEVIKEENLAENAERLGIILRKGLNEIAERNNLITLVRGKGLLNAIVINCGEDSDLAWEICLKFRDNGLLAKPTHGNKIRLAPPLVMTEAQIQECLEIIEKSLNDFRD is encoded by the coding sequence ATGATTCATACTGAAAAATCCCTTTCGTCAAAATCAGAAGTTTTGATTGAAAAAGAAAATAAATACGGTGCTCATAATTATCATCCACTTCCAGTTGTGTTAGAAAGAGGAGAAGGTGTATATGTTTGGGATGTAGACGGAAAGAAATATTATGATTTTTTATCGGCTTATTCTGCGGTAAACCAAGGGCATTGTCATCCTAAAATTGTAAAAGCAATGGTCGATCAGGCGCAAAAGCTTACGTTGACTTCTCGTGCTTTCTACAATGATAAATTAGGTGATTATGAAGAGTTTGTAACCAAATATTTTGGTTTTGATAAAGTACTGCCAATGAATACCGGAGCAGAAGCGGTTGAAACTGCACTTAAAGTATGCAGAAAATGGGCGTACGAAGTAAAAGGTATTTCGGAAAATCAGGCGCAGGTTATTGTTTGCGAGAATAATTTTCATGGAAGAACCACTACAATTATTTCATTTTCTAATGATGAAGGTGCCCGTAAAAATTTCGGACCTTTTACAGAAGGATTTATAAAAATTGAATACGATAATCTTGAAGCTCTTGAAAAAGTTTTAGAATCATCAAAAAATATCGCCGGATTCCTGGTTGAGCCAATTCAGGGTGAAGCAGGGGTTTATGTACCTTCTGAAGGATATTTGGCGAAAGCAAAAGCATTGTGTGAGAAACATAATGTATTGTTTATTGCAGATGAGGTTCAGACCGGAATTGCGCGTACCGGAAAATTATTAGCCGTACATCATGAAAATGTACAGCCAGATATTTTGATTTTAGGCAAAGCTATTTCCGGAGGAGTTTATCCAGTTTCGGCAGTTTTGTGTAACAACGAAATCATGAATGTTATTAAACCAGGTCAGCACGGATCGACTTTTGGTGGAAACCCTGTTGCCGCAGCAGTTGCTATTGCCGCGCTTGAAGTTATCAAGGAAGAAAATCTGGCCGAAAATGCAGAACGTTTAGGAATTATTCTAAGAAAAGGTCTAAACGAAATCGCGGAAAGAAATAACCTAATTACACTAGTTCGCGGAAAAGGTTTATTGAATGCAATCGTAATTAATTGTGGAGAAGATTCGGATCTGGCTTGGGAGATTTGCCTAAAATTCAGAGATAACGGATTATTGGCAAAACCAACCCACGGAAATAAAATCAGGTTAGCACCGCCATTGGTAATGACCGAAGCGCAAATTCAGGAATGTCTTGAAATTATCGAAAAATCATTAAACGATTTTAGAGACTAA